The Oncorhynchus kisutch isolate 150728-3 unplaced genomic scaffold, Okis_V2 scaffold3826, whole genome shotgun sequence genomic interval TCGTTTGAGCTGGTCAGGTAGCCCCTCCTCATCCATTGTGGACCATCTATATGTGCAATGCCATGTGCTTATGCAGAATCTGTGTAGATGTTCACTCTTTTCCCTTTGCTCAGTTCCAGAGCTCTTCTTCGTGCTCGGAGTTCAGCCTGCTGGGCTGAGGCCTCAGATGGGTCCAATCTCTTTGCTTCTACCACCTCGTGTGTTCCTGTCCCTCCTCCTTGCTTCACCACTGCATAGGATGCTATGTTACCTTCTCCTGGTGCCTGTGACCTGTAACAACAACCGTCCGTAAACAGAGTCTCTGCTGTTCCTTCCAACGGGACATTCGAGGTCCATCCTGACCTTTACTTGTTTTGCTGCCCTGTCTTCACAAATGTGCGGTTCTCCGTTTCCCATCCCATCCGTCATGTTGGTTACTTCTGTCACATAGGTGATGTGTTTGGCCGTGATCGTTTTTTGTGATGTTCGACTTCCTCTTGCTCCATAGGGTGAACAGTTTGGAGCCAATAAAGGCGGTCACCCCGCGATCTGTGTTGATTTCCAGAGGATGTCTCATAACGATATGAGCTGTTTTCCCTATTGCCTTAGACAGGGCAGCAATGTGTCTCGCGCAATCAGTTTGGCCACATTCAATGTTGTCCAGTTGTGCACTGTAGTAATGCAGCTTGTTGCCACGCCCTCTGAGCACATATAAGGGACTGCTATGTACAATAGGTCGTCTCTCGGTCATGTCTTCATACCATGCTTCTTCATATATCTCGTCCTTTTCCTTGGAGTAGTTCATTGTAACATGTGGTGGGTCGTCCGGTGGGTAGTAAGCATTCAGTGTTTG includes:
- the LOC116371919 gene encoding uncharacterized protein LOC116371919 yields the protein MCSEGVATSCITTVHNWTTLKTQAFSGVLGNIMRKPFTVPLDVYWDDLKVTHQFLYNSECSIGLMGRDLLSKLGCSIYGNGQGMHVTNIPPAELMPMLMTEKLDPPRMLYLGDTEEPEEKSHVYWLRLLDCDPDTPRVCRTFQRWKPWIQTLNAYYPPDDPPHVTMNYSKEKDEIYEEAWYEDMTERRPIVHSSPLYVLRGRGNKLHYYSAQLDNIECGQTDCARHIAALSKAIGKTAHIVMRHPLEINTDRGVTAFIGSKLFTLWSKRKSNITKNDHGQTHHLCDRSNQHDGWDGKRRTAHL